Proteins encoded by one window of Halobacteriovorax sp. GB3:
- a CDS encoding LysR family transcriptional regulator yields MIETSQLQTLVAVAKANSFSKAAEDLNVTQSAISQSIKNLEKKIEVKLFKRTGKKVVLTPEGEKLFSLAEGFISNLDVTLEEIQHDKNTMSGKVRIGTLIGVGKSWLAPEFLSLSKDFSDLTVSVQMGFQEDLVKGFENFRLDFLILPEDAVPNVGEKVLLSEERISLVYPKDNPFGISKDTTLEELSEMPTILFQEEDHLFLKWCRERFGKTPKKTNARYIVNSHGNMLQAVREGLGLAVVPNHVLKRSYYRDKIETLGEEFEVSNGKFYIVYHKDSTELLRIKETLSRLTSERNPLL; encoded by the coding sequence ATGATAGAGACAAGTCAACTTCAAACTTTAGTGGCCGTTGCTAAGGCCAATAGCTTTTCAAAGGCGGCAGAGGACTTGAATGTTACTCAATCTGCGATCTCTCAGTCTATTAAAAATTTAGAAAAAAAGATTGAAGTAAAACTTTTCAAAAGAACGGGGAAAAAGGTTGTTCTTACTCCTGAAGGGGAGAAGCTCTTTTCTTTGGCCGAAGGTTTTATTAGCAATCTCGATGTCACTCTAGAAGAAATTCAACACGATAAAAATACAATGTCTGGAAAGGTGAGAATTGGTACTTTAATTGGAGTTGGAAAGTCATGGCTTGCCCCTGAATTTCTCTCTCTCAGTAAAGACTTTTCTGATCTTACTGTTTCAGTTCAAATGGGCTTTCAAGAAGATCTAGTGAAAGGCTTTGAAAACTTCCGTCTCGACTTTTTGATTTTACCGGAAGATGCTGTTCCAAACGTTGGAGAAAAAGTCCTTCTTAGTGAAGAGAGAATCAGCCTTGTTTATCCAAAAGACAATCCTTTTGGAATTTCAAAAGATACAACATTAGAAGAACTATCTGAAATGCCGACAATCCTCTTTCAAGAAGAAGATCACCTCTTTTTAAAATGGTGTCGTGAGCGCTTTGGCAAAACTCCTAAAAAGACGAATGCCCGCTATATCGTAAACTCTCACGGGAATATGCTACAAGCCGTTAGGGAAGGTCTTGGCCTTGCTGTCGTTCCAAATCATGTTCTTAAAAGATCTTATTATAGAGACAAAATAGAAACTCTCGGTGAAGAGTTTGAAGTTTCAAATGGGAAATTCTATATTGTCTATCACAAAGATTCGACAGAACTTCTTAGAATTAAAGAAACTCTTTCACGATTAACAAGTGAGAGAAATCCTCTCTTATAA